A single Perognathus longimembris pacificus isolate PPM17 chromosome 17, ASM2315922v1, whole genome shotgun sequence DNA region contains:
- the Mrm1 gene encoding rRNA methyltransferase 1, mitochondrial produces the protein MGLLSRVWGVAFAGGGAVRLFSRAARREQRRGPRPGGEELGRLALEDAAPAPRLELLCGVSPCLLALRAARRRVARLLLQAGRAGLQGERAELLRLAEARDIPVLRPPRHKLDALCRFQVHQGVCMEVSPLRPRPYAETREAAPDDHLQRLWLVLEGLQDPRNLGAVLRSAHFLGVDKVITSRRNSCPLTPVVSKASAGAMEVMDVFATDDLPSVLQTKAQQGWLVAGTVGSMGPEIPHSSQIPITNCLEFVWDRPTLLVLGNEGSGLSQEVLASCQLLLTILPGRPLPLGLESLNVSVAAGILLHSICSQRKGLPVDQEREQLLQDSPEPSAMSEGVTEAWHSTLSSESERQRPRGG, from the exons ATGGGACTGCTATCGAGGGTTTGGGGCGTGGCCttcgcgggcggcggggcggtgcGTCTCTTTTCCCGCGCAGCGCGGCGTGAGCAGCGGCGTGGTCCGCGGCCTGGCGGGGAGGAGCTCGGCCGCCTGGCGCTGGAAGAcgcggcgcccgccccgcgcctggAGCTCCTGTGTGGCGTGTCCCCGTGTCTGTTGGCCCTGCGGGCCGCACGCCGCCGCGTGGCCCGCCTCCTGCTCCAGGCCGGCAGGGCTGGGCTGCAGGGAGAGCGAGCCGAACTGCTCCGCCTGGCCGAGGCGCGGGACATCCCGGTCCTGCGGCCCCCACGGCACAAGCTGGACGCCCTGTGCCGCTTCCAGGTGCACCAGGGCGTCTGCATGGAGGTGAGCCCCCTGCGGCCCCGGCCCTACGCGGAAACCCGAGAGGCCGCCCCCGACGACCACCTCCAGCGACTGTGGCTTGTCCTGGAGGGGCTCCAGGACCCCCGGAATCTTGGGGCTGTGTTGCGTTCCGCTCACTTCCTTGGGGTGGACAAAGTCATCACCAGCCGGAGAAACAG CTGCCCGCTCACCCCGGTAGTCAGCAAGGCCAGCGCGGGGGCTATGGAGGTGATGGACGTGTTCGCCACCGATGACCTGCCCAGCGTTTTGCAG ACCAAAGCCCAGCAGGGCTGGCTCGTGGCTGGCACAGTGGGCTCCATGGGGCCTGAGATTCCCCACTCTTCTCAGATCCCCATCACAAATTGCTTGGAGTTTGTCTGGGACCGGCCTACTCTCCTCGTGCTAG GAAATGAAGGCTCTGGTCTGTCCCAGGAGGTGCTGGCCTCCTGCCAGCTTTTGCTCACCATCCTACCTGGGCGCCCACTGCCTCTTGGACTTGAGTCCTTGAATGTGTCTGTGGCTGCAG GAATTCTTCTTCACTCCATCTGCAGCCAGAGGAAAGGTTTACCTGTAGACCAGGAGCGAGAGCAGCTTCTCCAGGACTCTCCAGAGCCCTCAGCTATGTCTGAAGGAGTCACAGAGGCTTGGCACTCAACATTATCTTCAGAGTCAGAAAGACAAAGGCCACGTGGGGGTTAA